The Paenibacillus tianjinensis genome has a window encoding:
- a CDS encoding replication initiation and membrane attachment family protein has product MRMSNLHHFTEHHRYCVSREFGLSHVDSRMLGSVYQPMVGAFAISLYRLLFEHIPAEAIGYSAVEQQRRLFMTLGVEPNEKGRKYLVDQASRLEAVGLLATCRIYMPENDDYMYEYELMPPLSPADFFATQHLTLLLRDKIGKFAVLSLREQFWNREPEEWSRRSIGKENISLPFYDIFELNTHVIDYELEQALAEVATVRQPGFSENGEPAIGYSDIILRFPRESVNRVHVEKLRFDHAQMGVINYVARKYGLGPQDLCRLLDEDDVFTPDGEVILDTLQHKASQHFRQDMKRQEKREIAAAKVVSLRSAVAGETDDSNILQEQPVEMEYYVEVPPQFLTKCDIHQYNMMLRNEPYTRLLQTFFPGAVPGQLMDIFEKIDLNYKLSGEVINVLIHYLMTMVASGGDQRMNRNFVEAIASNMLVKQVNTYEKAVRYIRDQSKVKGKGAATGSSGAASGTRQRSYAKSGGRSAKPEIPIVLDDGSAGTVSDEEFAAMMKKAAEIKAGKKKGALRTP; this is encoded by the coding sequence ATGCGCATGAGTAACCTGCATCATTTCACCGAACATCATCGGTACTGCGTTTCCCGCGAATTCGGTCTAAGCCATGTGGATTCACGTATGCTGGGCTCGGTCTATCAGCCGATGGTTGGAGCCTTTGCAATCAGCCTCTACAGGCTGCTGTTTGAGCATATTCCGGCAGAAGCGATCGGCTACTCCGCAGTGGAGCAGCAGCGCAGGCTGTTTATGACGCTGGGTGTCGAACCGAACGAGAAGGGCCGTAAATATTTAGTGGATCAGGCTTCCAGGCTGGAGGCGGTGGGGCTGCTTGCAACCTGCCGGATTTACATGCCGGAGAATGATGATTATATGTATGAATACGAGCTGATGCCGCCGCTGTCTCCGGCTGATTTTTTTGCAACCCAGCATCTGACACTGCTGCTGCGTGACAAGATCGGCAAGTTCGCCGTGCTGTCGCTGCGTGAGCAGTTCTGGAACCGGGAACCGGAAGAATGGAGCCGCCGCTCGATCGGCAAAGAGAATATATCCCTGCCATTTTATGATATTTTTGAGTTAAATACGCATGTGATTGATTATGAACTGGAGCAGGCCCTGGCCGAAGTGGCTACGGTGCGTCAGCCCGGATTCAGCGAAAACGGTGAGCCGGCGATCGGATACAGTGATATCATTCTACGGTTTCCAAGGGAGTCGGTGAACCGGGTTCATGTCGAGAAGCTGCGCTTTGACCATGCCCAGATGGGCGTGATTAACTATGTAGCCCGCAAGTACGGGCTGGGTCCGCAGGATTTATGCCGCTTGCTTGATGAGGATGACGTGTTTACACCGGACGGCGAAGTGATACTGGATACGCTGCAGCATAAGGCGAGCCAGCATTTCCGCCAGGATATGAAACGCCAGGAAAAACGGGAAATTGCTGCGGCGAAGGTGGTTTCACTGCGCTCGGCTGTCGCCGGGGAAACCGATGATTCCAATATCCTGCAGGAGCAGCCGGTAGAGATGGAGTATTATGTGGAGGTGCCTCCGCAATTCTTAACCAAATGCGATATCCACCAATATAATATGATGCTTCGCAACGAGCCTTATACCCGGCTGCTGCAAACTTTTTTTCCGGGTGCAGTTCCGGGCCAGCTAATGGATATTTTTGAGAAAATAGATCTCAATTATAAGCTGAGCGGGGAAGTTATTAATGTACTGATCCATTATTTGATGACGATGGTGGCTTCCGGCGGTGATCAGCGGATGAACCGCAATTTCGTCGAAGCCATTGCCTCCAATATGCTGGTGAAGCAAGTGAACACCTACGAGAAAGCCGTGCGTTACATCCGCGACCAGTCCAAGGTCAAAGGCAAAGGCGCTGCCACCGGGTCTTCCGGAGCAGCCTCCGGAACACGCCAGCGTTCATATGCCAAGAGCGGCGGACGCTCCGCTAAGCCGGAGATTCCGATTGTGCTCGATGACGGCAGTGCCGGGACCGTATCGGATGAAGAATTCGCGGCGATGATGAAGAAAGCGGCCGAGATTAAGGCCGGCAAGAAGAAGGGCGCTCTTAGGACGCCGTAA
- a CDS encoding YuiB family protein: protein MGFIPVFVLAVLFFVMMFGIGFILNMLMKTTWFPAYLFVIVILPVVIYSIWDRNAMSLWEHLSTFHVVDYLTGIAGLAGAVLSGWTIQKLRLGGYKMF from the coding sequence ATGGGGTTTATTCCTGTGTTTGTTCTGGCCGTTTTATTCTTTGTCATGATGTTTGGCATCGGCTTTATCCTTAACATGTTAATGAAGACAACCTGGTTCCCCGCATATCTGTTCGTGATCGTAATTCTGCCCGTAGTCATCTATTCCATCTGGGACCGGAATGCCATGTCGCTCTGGGAGCACCTGAGCACCTTCCATGTTGTTGATTATCTTACCGGCATTGCCGGACTGGCTGGAGCAGTACTAAGCGGGTGGACCATCCAGAAGCTGCGGCTTGGCGGGTACAAGATGTTTTAA
- the hemQ gene encoding hydrogen peroxide-dependent heme synthase: MNEAALTLEGWYALHDFRSLDWTAWTAADDEERAVALEELHAFMEEWGPVEEAKEGSSAVYAIVGQKADFVMMFLRESLEALNALETAFNKIAFAQYTTKSYSYVSIVELSNYAAGGNAGDGSDPMQNPHVAARLKPILPQAKHICFYPMNKKRELADNWYMLDMDKRRELMHSHGLIGRGYAGKVKQIITGSVGFDDWEWGVTLFAEDALQFKKLVYEMRFDEVSARYGEFGPFYVGNLLTPETFEDMLKL, encoded by the coding sequence ATGAACGAAGCTGCTTTGACACTGGAAGGCTGGTATGCACTGCATGATTTCCGCTCTCTGGACTGGACAGCCTGGACAGCTGCCGATGACGAGGAACGCGCTGTAGCCCTCGAGGAGCTGCATGCTTTTATGGAAGAATGGGGTCCTGTGGAGGAAGCAAAGGAAGGAAGCTCTGCAGTATATGCCATCGTCGGCCAGAAGGCTGATTTCGTGATGATGTTTCTGCGGGAAAGCCTTGAAGCCCTGAATGCTCTTGAAACTGCCTTTAACAAAATCGCCTTTGCCCAATATACCACCAAGTCTTACTCCTATGTCAGTATTGTTGAACTAAGCAACTATGCTGCCGGCGGGAATGCCGGGGATGGAAGCGATCCGATGCAGAATCCGCATGTTGCCGCCCGTCTGAAGCCGATTTTGCCGCAAGCGAAGCATATCTGCTTCTACCCGATGAATAAGAAGCGCGAACTTGCTGACAACTGGTACATGCTCGATATGGATAAACGCCGTGAGCTGATGCATTCACACGGACTGATCGGACGCGGTTATGCCGGCAAGGTGAAGCAGATTATTACCGGCTCCGTTGGTTTTGACGACTGGGAGTGGGGCGTGACCCTCTTCGCAGAGGATGCGCTGCAATTCAAGAAGCTGGTGTATGAAATGCGATTTGACGAGGTCAGTGCCCGCTATGGCGAGTTCGGCCCGTTCTATGTCGGCAACCTGCTGACTCCGGAGACCTTTGAAGACATGCTTAAACTGTAA
- a CDS encoding NAD(P)/FAD-dependent oxidoreductase, giving the protein MSSIPKIVILGAGYGGILTAQRLQKALNYNEADVTLVNRHEYHYFTTHLHMPAAGTDSIEHTRVSISKLIDEFKIDLVKSSVQEIRTQQKKVILEDGTLSYDYLVIALGGEPETFGIPGLDKYALTIRSINSVRLIREHIEYQFAKYKNENNAQEHINFVVGGAGFSGIEFVAELADRIPALCKEYDVDPSMVNIYNVEAAPTALPGFAPELVEHAMTVLTKKGVTFKIGVAIKECLPNGVILATGEEIKASTIVWTGGIRGNRLIEAAGFEAMRGRVKVDEYLRVPGHENIFIIGDGSLMINPEGRPYPPTAQIAMQQGECCAYNLVAAIRSQQPKKFAFSNKGTVASLGKGQGIAVVGDKKYKGWTAAQLKKVVDMRYLFIIGGIPLVLKKGRFF; this is encoded by the coding sequence ATGAGCAGTATTCCCAAAATTGTCATCCTAGGCGCGGGATATGGAGGTATTTTGACCGCCCAACGGCTGCAGAAAGCTTTAAACTATAATGAAGCAGATGTGACGCTGGTAAACCGCCATGAGTATCATTATTTCACCACCCATCTGCATATGCCAGCTGCGGGAACGGACAGCATTGAACATACACGTGTATCTATTTCCAAATTGATAGACGAATTTAAGATTGACCTCGTGAAATCTTCCGTGCAGGAAATCCGCACCCAACAGAAAAAAGTCATCCTTGAAGACGGCACGCTGTCTTACGATTATCTCGTGATTGCTCTCGGGGGTGAGCCAGAAACGTTCGGTATCCCGGGACTTGATAAATATGCGCTCACGATCCGCAGCATTAATTCCGTGCGGCTGATCCGGGAACATATCGAATATCAGTTTGCCAAATATAAAAATGAAAATAATGCCCAGGAGCATATTAATTTTGTGGTAGGAGGAGCGGGCTTCAGCGGTATTGAATTTGTAGCGGAGCTTGCCGACCGTATCCCGGCCCTGTGCAAGGAATATGATGTTGATCCAAGCATGGTGAACATCTACAATGTGGAAGCTGCGCCTACGGCGCTTCCGGGGTTTGCCCCTGAGCTTGTGGAACATGCAATGACTGTGCTGACGAAGAAGGGTGTTACTTTCAAAATCGGTGTAGCCATCAAGGAGTGCCTGCCGAATGGTGTCATTCTCGCAACCGGTGAAGAGATCAAAGCCTCGACAATTGTCTGGACCGGCGGTATCCGCGGTAACCGTCTGATTGAAGCGGCCGGCTTTGAAGCGATGCGCGGACGGGTGAAGGTGGATGAATACCTGCGTGTGCCGGGCCACGAGAATATCTTTATCATTGGTGACGGCTCCCTGATGATTAACCCTGAAGGGCGTCCATACCCGCCGACCGCACAAATCGCGATGCAGCAGGGGGAATGCTGTGCCTATAATCTGGTGGCCGCCATCCGCAGCCAGCAGCCGAAGAAGTTTGCCTTCAGCAACAAGGGTACTGTAGCTTCGCTGGGTAAAGGACAAGGCATTGCCGTAGTCGGCGACAAGAAGTATAAGGGATGGACAGCTGCACAACTCAAGAAGGTTGTCGATATGCGCTACCTGTTCATTATCGGGGGCATTCCGCTGGTGCTTAAGAAAGGAAGATTCTTCTAG
- a CDS encoding NAD(P)/FAD-dependent oxidoreductase has translation MSDLLIIGGGPAGMFAAFYGGMRQASVTLIESMPQLGGQLAALYPEKYIYDVAGFPKITAQELVDNLSRQMELFQSNICLEEKVVSVEKRDERHFVTTTDKAEYHSKAVIITAGVGAFEPRRLELPEAQRFEKANLHYFVSDLNAFKGKKVLISGGGDSAVDWALMLEPIAEQVTLIHRRDKFRAHEHSVENLMASKVNVITPSEITELHGEEFITKVTLSHIKTKETQEIEVDSVIVNFGFVSSLGPIAEWGIEIESNSIVVDSRMETNIPGIFAAGDITTYPGKLKLIAVGFGEAPTAVNNAKVYLDPDAKLSPGHSSNLKL, from the coding sequence ATGAGCGACCTCTTAATTATAGGCGGCGGTCCTGCCGGCATGTTTGCTGCCTTCTACGGCGGTATGCGCCAGGCGTCGGTAACCCTTATTGAAAGCATGCCCCAGCTGGGGGGGCAGCTCGCTGCCCTTTATCCTGAAAAATATATTTATGATGTGGCTGGTTTCCCAAAAATCACCGCACAGGAGCTGGTAGACAACCTGTCCCGGCAAATGGAGCTGTTCCAGTCTAATATCTGCCTGGAGGAGAAGGTGGTGTCGGTCGAGAAGCGGGATGAACGCCATTTCGTAACAACTACCGATAAAGCCGAGTACCACAGCAAAGCGGTTATCATCACTGCCGGTGTAGGAGCTTTTGAACCCCGGCGTCTGGAGCTTCCGGAAGCGCAGCGGTTCGAGAAAGCCAATCTGCATTATTTTGTAAGCGATTTGAATGCCTTCAAAGGCAAGAAGGTACTGATCAGCGGCGGCGGAGACTCCGCAGTTGACTGGGCACTTATGCTTGAACCGATCGCGGAGCAGGTCACGCTGATTCACCGCCGCGATAAATTCCGTGCTCATGAACACAGTGTGGAGAATCTGATGGCCTCCAAGGTAAATGTGATTACCCCTTCGGAGATCACTGAACTGCACGGGGAAGAATTCATAACCAAGGTTACCCTGTCCCATATCAAAACCAAGGAAACACAGGAGATTGAAGTAGACAGTGTCATTGTCAATTTCGGCTTCGTATCTTCGCTTGGTCCAATTGCCGAGTGGGGCATTGAAATTGAGAGCAATTCGATCGTTGTAGACTCACGTATGGAGACGAACATTCCTGGGATCTTTGCCGCGGGCGATATTACTACTTACCCTGGTAAGCTGAAGCTGATTGCAGTCGGATTCGGAGAAGCCCCTACAGCGGTTAACAATGCTAAGGTATACCTTGATCCAGATGCCAAGCTATCCCCGGGGCACAGCAGTAATCTTAAGCTCTAG
- the sda gene encoding sporulation histidine kinase inhibitor Sda: MVELSDEMLLDSYQRAIELQLEHDFIALLLAEIRKRNLHSPAHAVLH, encoded by the coding sequence ATGGTTGAATTGTCGGATGAGATGCTGTTGGACTCTTACCAAAGAGCGATAGAGCTCCAATTAGAGCATGATTTCATCGCTCTTTTGCTCGCTGAAATTCGCAAACGGAACTTACACTCTCCAGCACATGCGGTTCTACATTAA
- a CDS encoding YheC/YheD family protein produces the protein MAGRELASKWLKTEALLSDSRVAGYIPRTKEYSAAGLSAMLGRYGNVVIKPIVGGGGYGVIKVFRDRRGYGFTYMHRTRVYRDFTSMKHALDRVKVKRRYMIQQGISLARIAGRPIDYRVKVVKNGTHWEFRSMVGRLARPGLFVTNLCKGGTMMSCRHGLRKSLPQISTSAKKAEMRRLTHVCIELLERHFPGIGELGFDYAVDQRGKIWILEVNTRPK, from the coding sequence ATGGCAGGAAGAGAACTGGCCAGCAAGTGGCTGAAAACCGAGGCGCTGCTTAGCGATTCGCGGGTTGCCGGTTACATTCCACGAACGAAGGAATATAGTGCTGCCGGGCTGTCAGCTATGCTGGGAAGATACGGAAACGTAGTCATTAAGCCGATTGTAGGCGGCGGGGGATATGGAGTTATTAAGGTATTCCGGGACCGCCGGGGATATGGTTTCACTTATATGCATAGAACCCGTGTATATCGTGATTTCACATCTATGAAACATGCGCTTGACAGAGTAAAGGTTAAACGGCGTTATATGATTCAGCAGGGAATCTCGCTTGCCCGGATTGCCGGCCGTCCCATTGATTACAGAGTGAAGGTTGTAAAGAACGGCACGCATTGGGAATTCCGTTCTATGGTGGGGAGATTAGCGCGGCCGGGTCTGTTTGTAACGAATCTATGCAAGGGCGGTACGATGATGAGCTGCCGGCATGGTCTGCGCAAATCGCTGCCGCAGATCAGCACTTCGGCCAAGAAAGCGGAAATGCGCCGTCTGACGCATGTCTGTATTGAACTGCTGGAAAGACACTTTCCGGGTATCGGTGAGCTGGGTTTTGATTACGCTGTTGACCAGCGGGGAAAGATTTGGATCCTCGAAGTGAATACAAGACCTAAGTAA
- a CDS encoding DUF805 domain-containing protein: protein MDWYLKVVKNYAVFSGRARRKEFWMFVLVNFLIGILFGIAEDFFGVSTLISKLYSLFILIPSLAVLARRLHDIGRTGWWILISFIPFVGFIVLFILACIDSEGTNKYGLSPKY from the coding sequence ATGGATTGGTACCTGAAGGTTGTTAAAAATTACGCCGTTTTCTCAGGAAGGGCAAGGCGTAAGGAATTCTGGATGTTTGTGCTGGTTAATTTTTTGATTGGAATCCTATTCGGGATAGCGGAAGACTTCTTCGGAGTATCAACTTTAATCAGCAAGCTCTATTCGCTGTTCATTTTAATACCTTCCTTGGCCGTGCTTGCCCGCAGACTGCATGATATCGGAAGAACCGGGTGGTGGATCCTGATCAGCTTTATTCCTTTTGTCGGGTTCATTGTATTATTTATACTTGCTTGTATTGATAGTGAAGGAACCAACAAGTATGGACTAAGCCCCAAATATTGA
- a CDS encoding DUF4304 domain-containing protein: MLTTEFRKLLQLHLKPRLNQLGFMGSDHHFRKNSDEHFIYTLVIQGNRYGGSCIMELGVHLDFLPIGLSGKADNHNLTVYDCEFRERIEAGIPWNQRIFGPAQAQAGWFEYGKSEADAIRTINRMYKVFKVRGLEYFDQFKGFPKPILSISLEELKAGRSKQQMSMGAPLDLRLALVIARTHEFVGDLDSSLKFAEWGLNHLGQAAGLKPHFEELISRITRV, from the coding sequence ATGCTTACAACGGAGTTTAGAAAACTATTGCAGTTACATCTGAAGCCGCGGTTGAACCAATTGGGATTCATGGGTTCGGACCACCACTTCCGCAAGAATTCGGATGAGCATTTTATCTATACCTTGGTTATACAAGGAAACCGGTACGGTGGGTCGTGCATCATGGAGCTGGGAGTTCATTTGGATTTCTTGCCCATCGGATTGAGTGGAAAGGCGGACAACCATAACCTAACCGTCTACGACTGTGAATTTAGAGAGCGAATAGAAGCCGGAATCCCCTGGAATCAGAGAATATTTGGTCCCGCACAGGCTCAAGCCGGCTGGTTTGAATATGGGAAAAGTGAAGCGGACGCCATCAGAACGATTAATAGAATGTACAAGGTATTCAAAGTGCGCGGTCTGGAATATTTTGACCAATTCAAGGGTTTTCCGAAGCCTATTCTGTCCATAAGCTTGGAGGAATTGAAGGCTGGAAGGAGCAAACAGCAAATGAGTATGGGGGCTCCGCTGGATTTGCGTCTTGCACTTGTTATTGCCAGAACCCATGAATTCGTCGGGGATTTGGATTCTTCGTTGAAGTTTGCGGAGTGGGGGTTGAATCATCTGGGACAAGCAGCCGGGCTGAAGCCTCATTTCGAAGAGTTGATTAGCCGAATTACACGTGTATAG
- a CDS encoding HesB/IscA family protein, which produces MITISETAAGQLKTMLAEQEVPNMFLRLGVTPGGCSGFSYAMGFDDNETDQDVYMDIEGLKVVVSKDDIRYLDGLEIDFEESGMTGGFTINNPNATATCGCGSSFRTKEDAGQPSAEPC; this is translated from the coding sequence ATGATTACAATCAGTGAAACAGCAGCGGGACAACTCAAGACGATGCTGGCTGAACAGGAAGTACCGAATATGTTCCTTCGCCTTGGCGTAACTCCGGGCGGCTGCAGCGGGTTCTCTTACGCTATGGGATTTGACGATAACGAAACCGATCAGGATGTATATATGGATATTGAAGGTCTTAAAGTAGTCGTAAGCAAAGATGATATCCGTTACCTGGACGGTTTGGAGATTGATTTTGAGGAATCCGGCATGACCGGAGGCTTCACCATTAATAATCCGAATGCTACCGCTACATGCGGATGTGGTTCATCGTTCCGTACGAAGGAAGATGCGGGTCAGCCGAGCGCTGAGCCGTGCTAA
- the mqnE gene encoding aminofutalosine synthase MqnE has protein sequence MSTLITPHTDARMAGIIEKVRGGERLNLEDGVYLYESDDLLTIGQLANEVNLRKNGNKVYFIENMSLYFTNVCESRCAFCNFRKDDGEEGAYTLSGQEMVQYVEQHIHPGVREFHIVGGHNDKVPFQYYVDSLKALNERFPEVTLKAYTAAEIDFFTRISGLSIREVLEELRAAGLKSLTGGGAEILSDQYRKKMRVDKANVEEYLQVHRTAHQIGMKTHTTMLYGSIESREDRIRHMLQIRELQDETNGFMVFIPLSMQPKNRNAGIMRRNSAYEDLKTIAVSRLMLDNFDHIKAYFINIGVQLTQVALSFGASDVHGTILKERISHAAGALTPEGITREELIWLVKGAGRIPVERDTFYNEIKVYE, from the coding sequence ATGTCTACACTTATAACACCACACACGGATGCCAGAATGGCGGGCATTATTGAGAAAGTTCGCGGCGGAGAACGATTAAACTTGGAAGATGGCGTTTATTTATATGAAAGTGATGATTTGCTCACGATCGGCCAGCTTGCGAACGAGGTCAATCTGCGCAAAAACGGTAATAAGGTGTATTTTATTGAGAATATGAGTCTATACTTCACCAATGTTTGCGAATCCCGCTGCGCATTCTGCAATTTCCGCAAAGATGACGGCGAAGAAGGCGCTTATACCCTTTCCGGTCAGGAAATGGTGCAATATGTCGAACAGCATATTCATCCTGGGGTACGTGAGTTCCATATTGTCGGGGGCCATAATGATAAGGTGCCCTTCCAGTATTACGTTGATTCATTGAAAGCCCTGAATGAACGTTTTCCTGAGGTAACCCTCAAAGCCTACACGGCAGCTGAAATTGATTTCTTCACCCGCATCAGCGGACTTAGCATCCGCGAAGTACTGGAAGAGCTGCGGGCGGCCGGGCTCAAATCGCTGACAGGCGGCGGTGCGGAAATTCTGTCCGACCAGTACCGTAAAAAAATGCGGGTTGATAAAGCAAATGTAGAGGAATATCTTCAGGTGCACCGGACGGCACATCAAATCGGCATGAAGACCCACACCACCATGCTGTACGGTTCGATCGAATCCCGCGAAGACCGGATCCGCCATATGCTGCAGATCCGCGAGCTGCAGGATGAGACGAATGGCTTCATGGTGTTCATCCCGCTGTCCATGCAGCCTAAGAACCGGAATGCCGGAATTATGCGCCGCAACTCGGCGTATGAGGATCTTAAGACCATTGCGGTCAGCCGGTTAATGCTGGACAATTTCGACCACATCAAAGCCTACTTCATTAATATCGGCGTACAGCTGACTCAGGTAGCCCTTAGCTTCGGGGCATCCGATGTACACGGAACCATTCTGAAGGAACGGATCAGCCATGCGGCAGGGGCGTTGACTCCTGAAGGCATTACGCGTGAAGAACTGATCTGGCTCGTGAAAGGCGCCGGACGTATTCCGGTGGAACGGGACACCTTCTATAACGAGATTAAGGTTTACGAATAG
- a CDS encoding NAD(P)/FAD-dependent oxidoreductase — protein sequence MRTLLVLGGGYGGLALIQELLDHHLPHDVEIVLIDRMPYQGIKTEYYALAAGTVNDYHLRIQFPVHPRLTVRYGEVGSIDLDSRIVILESGEPVSYDILAIALGCTDNYHGIPGAEQYTCSIQSFSGTRETYRRLNDIKPYGTVNIVGGGLSGVEMAAELRESRPDLNISILDRGERVLSAFPAKLSQYVEEWFSEHQVQTLGRVSVSHVEKDAIFNGTQEIPADVTVWTAGIQPVKVVQQLELAKDRGGRIILGPHYNVADYPEVYVIGDCASLPFAPSAQAAGAQGEQVAQVLQALWRGDTPKLGRIKLKGTLGSLGKNAGFGLMGRRSVMGRVPRLLKSGVLWMSKRHFG from the coding sequence ATGAGAACATTACTCGTCCTAGGCGGCGGCTACGGCGGCCTTGCCCTGATCCAGGAATTACTCGACCACCATCTCCCGCACGATGTTGAGATCGTCTTGATTGACCGGATGCCCTATCAGGGAATCAAGACCGAATATTATGCCCTTGCCGCAGGTACTGTGAACGACTATCATCTGCGCATCCAGTTTCCGGTCCACCCGCGTTTAACTGTACGCTACGGCGAGGTCGGTTCCATTGATCTGGACAGCAGGATCGTCATCCTGGAATCCGGCGAGCCGGTTTCCTATGATATCCTGGCGATTGCTTTGGGCTGCACGGATAATTACCATGGAATTCCGGGGGCGGAGCAATATACCTGCAGTATCCAGAGCTTCTCCGGCACCCGGGAAACCTACCGCCGGCTGAACGATATTAAGCCTTACGGAACAGTAAATATCGTGGGCGGGGGCCTCAGTGGAGTAGAGATGGCCGCAGAGCTGCGTGAAAGCCGCCCAGACCTCAATATCTCGATCCTGGACCGGGGAGAACGTGTTTTGTCCGCTTTTCCGGCCAAGCTGTCGCAGTACGTAGAGGAATGGTTCAGCGAACATCAGGTGCAGACGCTGGGGCGTGTATCAGTTTCCCATGTCGAAAAGGATGCCATTTTTAACGGCACCCAGGAGATTCCTGCGGATGTAACGGTATGGACAGCGGGTATCCAGCCAGTGAAAGTCGTGCAGCAGCTGGAGCTGGCCAAAGACCGCGGCGGTCGGATTATTCTCGGACCGCATTATAATGTAGCCGATTATCCGGAAGTATACGTAATCGGGGACTGTGCCAGCCTGCCCTTTGCACCAAGCGCACAGGCCGCTGGTGCCCAAGGCGAACAGGTTGCACAGGTCCTGCAGGCGCTATGGCGCGGCGATACTCCGAAGCTGGGCAGGATCAAGCTTAAGGGGACCCTCGGCTCGCTCGGCAAAAATGCCGGTTTCGGCCTTATGGGCCGCCGGTCTGTTATGGGGCGTGTTCCCCGCCTGCTCAAAAGCGGTGTGCTCTGGATGTCCAAGCGGCATTTCGGTTAA
- a CDS encoding YuzB family protein: protein MRPIIEFCASNIGHGTGPLKDKLELNPEYDVIEYGCLNNCGECYLRPFAMVDGEIIEADSPAELEEAIETAIKEQEAWDNLELD, encoded by the coding sequence ATGAGACCAATTATTGAATTTTGTGCCAGCAATATCGGGCACGGGACTGGGCCGCTTAAAGACAAGCTGGAGCTGAATCCCGAATATGATGTCATTGAATATGGTTGCCTGAATAACTGCGGCGAATGTTACCTGAGACCGTTCGCCATGGTCGACGGCGAAATCATCGAGGCGGATTCCCCGGCAGAGCTGGAGGAAGCCATCGAGACTGCCATCAAAGAGCAGGAAGCCTGGGACAACCTCGAATTGGACTAG
- a CDS encoding NifU family protein translates to MSENAQSTTMYDEVLEVLDKLRPFLQRDGGDVELIDVEDGIVKLKLMGACGSCPSSTITLKAGIERALLEEVEGVEEVVQVF, encoded by the coding sequence ATGAGTGAGAATGCACAAAGCACCACCATGTATGATGAGGTTCTGGAAGTGCTCGATAAACTTCGTCCGTTCCTGCAGCGCGATGGCGGTGACGTGGAACTGATTGATGTTGAAGACGGCATTGTTAAGCTGAAGCTTATGGGTGCCTGCGGCAGCTGCCCAAGCTCCACGATCACGCTGAAAGCCGGGATCGAACGTGCCCTACTCGAAGAAGTAGAAGGCGTAGAAGAAGTTGTTCAAGTATTCTAA